A region from the Eleginops maclovinus isolate JMC-PN-2008 ecotype Puerto Natales chromosome 17, JC_Emac_rtc_rv5, whole genome shotgun sequence genome encodes:
- the il15ra gene encoding interleukin-15 receptor subunit alpha isoform X1: MELDSPSLSCLTVLCLLGAAGISTSDDLPCPCPKIPEKPKTEPSLECFAINSRFRYKCIEGYVRKSGTSNLITCKQDDGGSPQWSLDAKFQCIVDPKRTTPPPQSTSTSGPTDIPHDSTVSSTVTSRSFQASQSIQPSATVTAEPTSSSDFSSPSLPGSPQGMDDSLTGIKASLSTMSTRTEPSNRTITAEMFSSTAPRIVIGCASLVIVCALVGISLFFYRRRSKNEITEQTADEGIPMTNEPRD, encoded by the exons ATGGAGCTGGACTCCCCTTCACTATCCTGCCTAACGGTGCTATGTCTGCTCGGAGCTGCAGGCATCTCTACAAGCG ACGACCTCCCTTGTCCATGTCCAAAAATTCCTGAAAAGCCTAAAACTGAACCCTCCCTGGAATGCTTCGCAATTAACAGCAGATTCCGCTACAAGTGCATAGAAGGCTATGTGAGGAAGTCGGGAACATCGAATCTCATCACATGCAAGCAAGATGATGGCGGATCTCCACAATGGAGCTTGGACGCCAAATTTCAGTGTATAG TTGACCCAAAGAGAACCACACCACCCCCACAGAGCACATCAACAT CGGGACCCACCGATATTCCCCATGACTCCACCGTTTCCTCCACAGTCA CTTCCCGCAGCTTTCAGGCCAGCCAGAGTATACAGCCGTCAGCCACCGTGACTGCAGAGCCCACCTCCAGCTCCgacttttcctctccttctctgcctgGATCCCCCCAGG GGATGGATGATTCTTTGACAGGGATCAAAGCCTCGCTCAGCACAATGTCCACCAGGACTGAGCCTTCCAACAGGACAATTACTGCTGAAATGTTCTCCTCAACGGCCCCCA GAATCGTGATCGGCTGTGCTTCACTGGTGATTGTCTGTGCTTTGGTGGGAATCAGCTTATTTTTCTACAGAAG GAGGTCCAAAAACGAGATAACTGAGCAGACAGCAGATGAAGGCATACCCATGACAAATGAACCACGTGACTGA
- the il15ra gene encoding interleukin-15 receptor subunit alpha isoform X3, whose protein sequence is MELDSPSLSCLTVLCLLGAAGISTSDDLPCPCPKIPEKPKTEPSLECFAINSRFRYKCIEGYVRKSGTSNLITCKQDDGGSPQWSLDAKFQCIVDPKRTTPPPQSTSTSGPTDIPHDSTVSSTVRMDDSLTGIKASLSTMSTRTEPSNRTITAEMFSSTAPRIVIGCASLVIVCALVGISLFFYRRRSKNEITEQTADEGIPMTNEPRD, encoded by the exons ATGGAGCTGGACTCCCCTTCACTATCCTGCCTAACGGTGCTATGTCTGCTCGGAGCTGCAGGCATCTCTACAAGCG ACGACCTCCCTTGTCCATGTCCAAAAATTCCTGAAAAGCCTAAAACTGAACCCTCCCTGGAATGCTTCGCAATTAACAGCAGATTCCGCTACAAGTGCATAGAAGGCTATGTGAGGAAGTCGGGAACATCGAATCTCATCACATGCAAGCAAGATGATGGCGGATCTCCACAATGGAGCTTGGACGCCAAATTTCAGTGTATAG TTGACCCAAAGAGAACCACACCACCCCCACAGAGCACATCAACAT CGGGACCCACCGATATTCCCCATGACTCCACCGTTTCCTCCACAGTCA GGATGGATGATTCTTTGACAGGGATCAAAGCCTCGCTCAGCACAATGTCCACCAGGACTGAGCCTTCCAACAGGACAATTACTGCTGAAATGTTCTCCTCAACGGCCCCCA GAATCGTGATCGGCTGTGCTTCACTGGTGATTGTCTGTGCTTTGGTGGGAATCAGCTTATTTTTCTACAGAAG GAGGTCCAAAAACGAGATAACTGAGCAGACAGCAGATGAAGGCATACCCATGACAAATGAACCACGTGACTGA
- the il15ra gene encoding interleukin-15 receptor subunit alpha isoform X2 codes for MELDSPSLSCLTVLCLLGAAGISTSDDLPCPCPKIPEKPKTEPSLECFAINSRFRYKCIEGYVRKSGTSNLITCKQDDGGSPQWSLDAKFQCIVDPKRTTPPPQSTSTSSRSFQASQSIQPSATVTAEPTSSSDFSSPSLPGSPQGMDDSLTGIKASLSTMSTRTEPSNRTITAEMFSSTAPRIVIGCASLVIVCALVGISLFFYRRRSKNEITEQTADEGIPMTNEPRD; via the exons ATGGAGCTGGACTCCCCTTCACTATCCTGCCTAACGGTGCTATGTCTGCTCGGAGCTGCAGGCATCTCTACAAGCG ACGACCTCCCTTGTCCATGTCCAAAAATTCCTGAAAAGCCTAAAACTGAACCCTCCCTGGAATGCTTCGCAATTAACAGCAGATTCCGCTACAAGTGCATAGAAGGCTATGTGAGGAAGTCGGGAACATCGAATCTCATCACATGCAAGCAAGATGATGGCGGATCTCCACAATGGAGCTTGGACGCCAAATTTCAGTGTATAG TTGACCCAAAGAGAACCACACCACCCCCACAGAGCACATCAACAT CTTCCCGCAGCTTTCAGGCCAGCCAGAGTATACAGCCGTCAGCCACCGTGACTGCAGAGCCCACCTCCAGCTCCgacttttcctctccttctctgcctgGATCCCCCCAGG GGATGGATGATTCTTTGACAGGGATCAAAGCCTCGCTCAGCACAATGTCCACCAGGACTGAGCCTTCCAACAGGACAATTACTGCTGAAATGTTCTCCTCAACGGCCCCCA GAATCGTGATCGGCTGTGCTTCACTGGTGATTGTCTGTGCTTTGGTGGGAATCAGCTTATTTTTCTACAGAAG GAGGTCCAAAAACGAGATAACTGAGCAGACAGCAGATGAAGGCATACCCATGACAAATGAACCACGTGACTGA